The following are encoded together in the Glycine max cultivar Williams 82 chromosome 8, Glycine_max_v4.0, whole genome shotgun sequence genome:
- the LOC100799281 gene encoding uncharacterized protein At4g15545 — protein sequence MSSQGTGSVVDFDLPDEILSVIPTDPYQQLDLARKITSMAIASRVSSLESDASRLRQKLLEKDRIILDLEDRLSSLTRASHQTDSTLNTALNENIKLSKERDQLAATVKKLSRDFAKLETFKKQLMQSLTDDNASHAETIDIGTCDQSVPKAYPDKDDDGSGYMVHHSYNGPADVGKTNDEASRYSGQRFSLTPYITPRLTPTGTPKVISTAGSPREYSAAGSPKKTSGATSPTKLPYDGRTSLSSWYSSSQQSSAANSPPWGRSLPVRTPKIDGKEFFRQARSRLSYEQFSAFLANIKELNAQKQTREETLRKADEIFGSDNKDLYLSFQGLLNRNAR from the exons ATGTCGTCGCAGGGCACAGGTTCAGTAGTGGATTTCGACCTCCCTGACGAGATTCTATCGGTTATACCGACGGACCCATACCAGCAGCTTGATCTCGCTCGCAAGATAACCTCCATGGCCATCGCCTCTCGTGTCTCTTCTCTCGAGTCCGACGCCTCTCGCCTCCGCCAGAAGCTTCTCGAAAAGGACCGAATCATCCTCGACCTCGAAGACCGCCTCTCCTCCCTCACCCGCGCCTCCCACCAAACCGACTCCACCCTCAACACCGCCCTCAACGAAAACATTAAGCTTTCCAAGGAGAGGGATCAATTGGCCGCCACCGTCAAGAAGTTAAGTCGAGACTTTGCCAAG ttGGAGACATTTAAGAAACAACTGATGCAGTCGCTAACTGATGACAATGCATCG CATGCTGAAACCATAGATATTGGAACCTGTGATCAATCAGTTCCAAAGGCATATCCTGATAAGG ATGATGATGGAAGTGGCTATATGGTACATCATTCATACAATGGCCCTGCAGATGTGGGTAAAACAAATGATGAAG CTTCCAGGTATTCAGGGCAAAGGTTTTCTTTGACCCCATATATCACACCACGTCTTACACCGACAGGAACTCCAAAGGTGATTTCAACAGCCGGGTCTCCTAGAGAATATTCTGCAGCTGGATCACCCAAGAAAACTTCTGGTGCCACCTCTCCTACAAAACTTCCATATGATGGGCGAACATCTCTCTCATCATGGTATTCATCTAGTCAGCAGTCATCAGCAGCAAACTCCCCACCATGGGGACGATCACTTCCAG TTCGAACTCCAAAGATTGATGGAAAGGAGTTTTTTCGTCAGGCCAG GAGTCGCCTTTCATATGAGCAGTTCAGTGCATTTCTTGCCAACATAAAGGAATTAAATGCTCAGAAGCAAACACGGGag GAAACTTTAAGAAAAGCAGATGAGATATTTGGGTCAGATAACAAAgatctttacttatcttttcaAGGATTGCTTAACCGTAATGCACGCTAG
- the LOC100500162 gene encoding uncharacterized protein LOC100500162 produces the protein MKKINLLLRKCKSLSRQLGRSSSYSSLRSKSTKEDIWGGRHGMQEDENCETIFVGSTRKRYIISKKYLNHPLLNALINKSKQIKKDSDESSVLVVNCEVVLFDHLLWMLENADPKFSSESLEELAELYVF, from the coding sequence atgAAGAAGATCAATCTATTACTCCGAAAATGCAAGAGTTTGTCAAGGCAGCTAGGAAGATCTTCATCTTATAGCAGCCTGAGGTCAAAATCCACAAAAGAAGACATATGGGGGGGTAGACATGGAATGCAAGAAGATGAAAATTGTGAAACTATATTTGTTGGCAGCACAAGGAAACGGTACATAATCAGCAAAAAGTATCTGAACCATCCTCTTCTGAATGCACTAATCAACAAGTCAAAGCAAATTAAGAAGGACAGTGATGAAAGTAGTGTGTTGGTGGTCAACTGTGAGGTGGTTCTCTTTGATCATCTATTGTGGATGCTAGAAAATGCAGATCCCAAGTTTAGTTCTGAGTCTTTGGAGGAATTGGCTGAACTCTATGTGTTTTGA